A stretch of the Sulfolobus acidocaldarius SUSAZ genome encodes the following:
- a CDS encoding methyltransferase produces the protein MDDSIFTDPIGYKNWYVKHNDLYESERKLVQSFKLKNCIDLGSGPGTFHEVINGRKISIDISLLMLNEVDKSEDRILADVSNIPLRDNATECVFISLTICFVDNVRKFINEAMRVTKERLVACFIPSDSELGKYYEELGKRGHRYYSKARFISKKELYALLSNYNIVSVRSTLLNEKEKTHEIRYDDSGSYVCVEVSKQSS, from the coding sequence ATGGATGATAGCATATTTACAGACCCTATAGGTTACAAGAACTGGTACGTTAAACATAATGACTTGTATGAAAGTGAAAGGAAACTAGTGCAGTCCTTTAAGTTAAAAAACTGTATTGATCTTGGATCTGGTCCTGGAACATTCCACGAAGTAATTAATGGGAGAAAGATATCTATTGATATTTCACTACTAATGCTTAATGAAGTGGATAAAAGTGAAGATAGAATTCTGGCTGACGTTTCAAATATTCCGCTAAGGGATAACGCTACTGAATGTGTTTTTATATCATTAACAATTTGTTTTGTTGACAACGTAAGAAAATTCATAAATGAGGCAATGAGAGTTACTAAAGAAAGGCTTGTGGCATGTTTTATACCCAGTGACTCAGAATTGGGTAAGTATTATGAAGAGTTAGGAAAAAGGGGACACAGATATTACTCTAAGGCTAGGTTCATTAGCAAAAAGGAACTTTACGCACTTTTATCCAATTATAATATAGTAAGCGTTAGAAGTACGTTGTTGAATGAAAAGGAAAAAACTCATGAAATAAGATATGACGATTCGGGCTCTTATGTATGCGTAGAGGTTTCTAAACAATCATCTTAG
- a CDS encoding glycosyl transferase family 1 has translation MFRTLSVIIKLLPRVIKIRNYRNAILNNEQVDEKEMEKEAEKLVDTLISLGPIFIKFGQLLSVHSDILPQPYLKALSRLQDDVDPPPWEEIKKILEEDLGNKLNEYEIDLTPISSASIGVVYIAKRKKDGKLVVIKVNRPNIKEMANQDVNVLKSLAPLTKYVFDESFYESFKVLVDNFGKKIYEEMDFTIEEFHMKKIKEEMSDYPWIRIPEPYLATKRVLIMEYVKGYKVTSEEAKRIMRAPDLSYMVFRTFMVMLLTKEYFHADPHPGNIALDEKGNLILYDFGIVGRMDRDTRLRLLRAYGALLGFDSIGLVKVLEELGAIQPEADREILAKGIGLFLEQFQGITPETLEVEQFLEAANEVFYRFPLKIPDKLAIYIRMTSILGGTCTRIDPEFNFFLNLQKLVEEEGLLFEAMINDMRSTISSAIQKFRLSLLEKPILLNKKSTSEKISRYLSFSFIVIALLTYLYDRNSILPLLIAIIALVIIMNK, from the coding sequence GTGTTTAGAACACTAAGTGTCATTATCAAGTTATTACCAAGAGTTATAAAGATAAGGAATTATAGAAATGCAATTCTTAATAACGAACAAGTGGACGAGAAAGAGATGGAGAAAGAAGCTGAAAAACTTGTGGACACACTGATATCTCTTGGTCCTATATTCATAAAGTTTGGTCAATTATTGTCAGTTCACTCAGATATTTTACCACAACCTTATCTTAAGGCTCTCAGCAGACTTCAGGACGACGTGGACCCTCCACCATGGGAGGAAATTAAGAAAATTCTTGAGGAAGATTTAGGTAATAAACTAAATGAATATGAGATAGACCTGACACCTATATCCTCTGCAAGTATAGGTGTAGTCTACATAGCTAAGAGGAAGAAAGACGGAAAGTTAGTTGTGATAAAAGTAAATAGACCTAACATAAAGGAGATGGCTAATCAAGATGTAAATGTTCTGAAATCATTAGCACCACTTACGAAATATGTATTTGACGAGTCTTTCTATGAAAGTTTCAAAGTTCTTGTGGATAATTTCGGAAAGAAAATATATGAGGAGATGGACTTCACGATCGAGGAGTTTCACATGAAAAAGATAAAGGAGGAGATGTCCGACTACCCCTGGATTAGAATTCCAGAACCCTACTTGGCTACAAAGAGAGTGTTGATTATGGAATACGTCAAGGGATACAAAGTGACTTCTGAAGAGGCTAAGAGAATTATGAGAGCACCTGATTTGTCATATATGGTTTTCAGGACTTTTATGGTAATGCTCTTGACAAAGGAGTATTTTCACGCTGATCCTCATCCGGGAAATATAGCATTAGACGAAAAAGGGAATCTAATTCTATACGATTTTGGAATAGTGGGTAGGATGGACAGAGATACGAGACTTAGACTATTGAGGGCTTACGGAGCTTTACTTGGATTCGATAGTATAGGGCTCGTAAAGGTTTTAGAGGAATTAGGGGCAATACAGCCAGAGGCTGATAGGGAAATACTAGCCAAAGGGATAGGGTTATTTTTGGAGCAATTTCAAGGTATAACACCTGAGACTCTGGAGGTCGAACAATTTCTCGAGGCTGCAAATGAGGTATTCTACAGGTTTCCACTGAAGATACCTGATAAACTGGCAATCTACATTAGGATGACCTCTATTTTAGGCGGAACGTGTACAAGAATTGATCCTGAGTTTAATTTCTTTCTAAACTTACAGAAGCTTGTTGAAGAGGAGGGATTACTATTTGAGGCTATGATTAATGACATGAGGAGTACTATAAGCTCAGCCATTCAGAAGTTTAGGTTATCCTTGCTAGAGAAACCTATACTGTTAAACAAAAAGAGTACGAGTGAAAAAATATCTAGATACTTGTCATTCTCCTTTATAGTCATAGCACTTTTAACGTATCTCTACGACAGAAACTCAATTCTTCCTCTTCTCATAGCCATAATTGCACTGGTAATAATCATGAATAAGTAA
- a CDS encoding heat shock protein Hsp20, whose amino-acid sequence MSFTYVIEKELGRRIEQLNRGFYELVYPPVDMYEEGGYLIVVADLAGFNKDKIKARISGQNELIIEAEREISEPGIKYLTQRPKYIRRTIKLPINVAKDAEVSGKYENGVLTIRIPIAGVSAIKIE is encoded by the coding sequence ATGAGCTTCACATACGTGATTGAAAAGGAATTGGGAAGAAGGATAGAACAATTAAACAGGGGATTCTATGAGTTAGTATATCCTCCTGTAGATATGTACGAGGAAGGGGGATATCTGATAGTTGTAGCTGACTTAGCTGGTTTCAATAAAGACAAGATTAAAGCTAGAATATCTGGACAGAATGAGCTGATAATAGAGGCAGAAAGGGAGATAAGTGAACCTGGTATAAAGTATCTAACGCAGAGACCAAAATACATAAGGAGGACAATAAAACTACCCATTAATGTCGCTAAGGACGCGGAAGTCTCAGGTAAATACGAGAATGGAGTTCTCACAATAAGAATACCTATAGCAGGCGTATCAGCAATTAAGATCGAATAA
- a CDS encoding Fe-S oxidoreductase, producing MLGKIILQNLEKHDFPYNIDKKICSGWANDLPKGGETILFTSCMHQTASLSDTFSRTIPLAEKVPSLSVFAKLIKPNKEQLERSYKVLRNIASLLKKNGVNFGYLYEEEPYSGAILLELGYLNEFGIHAERVTKFLKEKGVKRIITVDPHTHNALNRYNEFTKFDIEVVNYLELVKDAKIKTDVSFVIHDSCLYSRFLGLRDVYRQILTNAGGKIVEDLMVTSKEVSYCCGSPIKPVNHELGEKVAKSRVEQLKKLSENILVVCPMCYANLSKYHNKIYDLAEVVE from the coding sequence GTGTTAGGGAAAATTATTTTACAAAACCTTGAGAAACACGATTTTCCCTATAATATAGATAAAAAAATATGTTCTGGCTGGGCTAATGATCTACCAAAGGGTGGGGAAACTATCCTGTTTACCTCATGTATGCACCAGACAGCTAGCTTAAGTGATACATTTTCAAGAACCATACCTTTAGCTGAAAAAGTGCCCTCACTATCTGTTTTTGCAAAGCTTATTAAGCCAAATAAGGAGCAGTTAGAGAGGTCATATAAAGTTCTCAGGAATATAGCAAGTCTGCTGAAAAAGAATGGAGTGAATTTTGGATATCTTTATGAAGAGGAACCTTATAGTGGGGCAATCCTTTTAGAGTTAGGGTACCTCAATGAATTTGGCATCCATGCAGAGAGGGTAACCAAATTCCTTAAGGAGAAAGGAGTTAAGAGAATAATAACTGTCGATCCCCACACTCATAATGCACTAAATAGGTACAATGAGTTCACCAAGTTTGATATAGAGGTTGTAAATTACTTAGAGCTTGTTAAGGATGCCAAGATAAAAACAGATGTCAGTTTTGTGATTCATGACTCATGCTTGTATTCCAGGTTCTTAGGTTTGAGAGATGTTTACAGGCAAATTCTAACCAATGCTGGAGGAAAGATTGTTGAGGATTTAATGGTAACCAGTAAGGAGGTCTCCTATTGTTGTGGTAGTCCAATAAAACCAGTAAACCATGAATTGGGGGAGAAAGTTGCTAAATCAAGAGTGGAGCAATTGAAGAAATTAAGTGAGAACATACTTGTAGTATGTCCCATGTGTTACGCTAATTTATCGAAATATCACAATAAGATATATGATTTAGCTGAGGTGGTGGAGTGA
- a CDS encoding (Fe-S)-binding protein: protein MSEWEIAVNRAINNNVPKVFQILNKYPYILELAKKLREAKLQVLSNPEKYIEETINSVKRIGGNAYFVRDANEAREVISKIVGSGKKVVMGKSMVAYEIGLRKYLQSIGNEVWETDLGEFLIQLADEPPSHILAPAVHMTKERIAKLIREKLHVDVDVNSSHEELVAKVREFLREKFIKADVGITGANAVAADTGSVILVENEGNIRMSSVLPTVHIAVAGVEKIVPTFYDALTEATVQAAFAGLYPPTYINVSSGPSSTGDIEMKRVSPAHGPKEFHLVIVDNGRIEISRDEVLKETLLCIRCGRCHMHCPVYRVEGVDWGDPPYTGPMGAMWSYAVYRDTKPAMYCMHSGNCKEVCPMKINIPRVLERIKAIGNGSIRDGDGYGKK, encoded by the coding sequence ATGAGTGAATGGGAAATAGCAGTGAATAGGGCAATAAACAATAATGTTCCTAAAGTCTTCCAGATTCTAAACAAATATCCTTACATATTAGAGCTTGCGAAGAAATTAAGGGAGGCTAAACTTCAGGTTCTGTCTAATCCTGAAAAATATATTGAGGAGACAATAAATTCAGTAAAGAGGATAGGTGGAAACGCGTATTTTGTAAGGGACGCAAATGAGGCTAGAGAAGTGATTTCTAAGATAGTTGGCTCTGGCAAAAAGGTGGTAATGGGTAAGTCAATGGTCGCTTATGAGATAGGATTAAGGAAGTATCTTCAATCAATAGGTAATGAAGTGTGGGAGACAGACCTAGGTGAGTTTCTAATTCAACTTGCTGATGAACCACCCTCTCATATACTTGCTCCAGCAGTCCACATGACAAAGGAGAGAATTGCTAAACTAATAAGGGAAAAGTTACATGTAGATGTGGACGTGAATTCCTCCCACGAAGAATTAGTTGCTAAAGTTAGGGAGTTCCTAAGGGAGAAATTTATAAAGGCTGATGTGGGGATAACTGGAGCCAATGCTGTAGCCGCTGACACAGGCTCAGTTATCTTGGTTGAAAATGAGGGGAACATAAGAATGAGTAGTGTTTTACCGACTGTTCACATAGCTGTTGCAGGTGTAGAGAAGATAGTTCCTACATTCTATGACGCGCTTACTGAAGCCACAGTTCAGGCAGCTTTTGCGGGTCTCTATCCTCCTACGTATATCAATGTGTCCTCTGGTCCGAGTTCTACAGGGGATATAGAGATGAAGAGAGTTAGTCCAGCCCATGGTCCAAAGGAATTCCATTTAGTTATCGTAGACAACGGCAGGATAGAAATTTCTAGGGACGAAGTTTTGAAGGAAACTCTGTTGTGCATTAGATGTGGTCGGTGTCATATGCATTGCCCCGTGTATAGGGTGGAAGGAGTTGACTGGGGAGATCCACCATACACTGGACCAATGGGTGCAATGTGGTCTTACGCAGTTTATAGGGATACTAAGCCAGCTATGTATTGTATGCATTCAGGTAATTGTAAGGAAGTATGCCCAATGAAAATTAACATCCCCAGAGTTCTAGAGAGGATAAAAGCAATAGGAAATGGAAGTATTAGAGATGGTGACGGATATGGAAAGAAATAG
- a CDS encoding MFS transporter, with protein MEKKWIALTNTSIGIFLAFANYNMIILALPTIFSSLNFNPTSPGALDYLLWVILGYMIVTSSLVVTMGRISDMKGRARLYMIGFLIFSISSGLLASVVSPGEEGIMEIILLRIIQGIGGGFLMVNSAAVLTDYFPKSELGKALGLNQVSGLVGNVVGLILGGILATVNWRYIFIFDLVVGVAGTLWSYRSLKDVQKPISQSLDIIGTTLFGVGITVLLVSVTYGITPYGNQELGWGNPFVIAGVISSLVLIGIFLFIESKIKNPMFDLSLFKIRDFSIGNFTNFVVSLTRQGILLVLLVLLQGIWLPLHGIAYADTPFWAGIYLIPNVLGFAVFGPISGILSDKYGSKLFTSLGLFLSAIGFFLLSELPYNFNPLEFFAVTFIMGAGMGLFSSPNMADIMASAPVEKRGIASGMRASLQNTGSALSVGVYFSVIITGMAGSLDNSLSSALLAHGINLSINIPASVAIFSALLGYDPLASVASNLSPSLAHVIDSPQFFVSAIAPSFMSAFRLMLYISTALLILSGILSLIRKGVRVGTVGSNIKRTQETEEVTSE; from the coding sequence ATGGAGAAAAAGTGGATTGCTTTAACAAACACTAGTATAGGAATTTTCCTAGCCTTTGCTAACTATAATATGATAATATTAGCTCTACCAACCATATTCTCGTCCTTGAACTTCAATCCAACATCACCGGGTGCATTGGATTACCTCCTTTGGGTGATATTGGGTTACATGATTGTTACTTCATCATTGGTAGTAACCATGGGTAGGATCTCAGATATGAAGGGTAGAGCAAGACTATACATGATAGGATTTCTAATATTCTCCATCTCCTCAGGTCTCTTGGCAAGTGTTGTAAGTCCCGGCGAGGAGGGCATAATGGAGATCATTTTGTTGAGAATTATTCAGGGAATAGGTGGTGGTTTCCTCATGGTAAACAGTGCTGCAGTATTAACTGATTATTTTCCAAAAAGTGAACTAGGAAAAGCTCTAGGATTAAATCAGGTCTCAGGATTAGTTGGTAATGTAGTGGGTTTAATACTGGGAGGAATTCTAGCCACAGTAAACTGGCGTTACATTTTCATCTTCGATCTAGTAGTTGGTGTAGCTGGTACATTATGGAGTTATAGGTCACTGAAGGATGTACAGAAGCCCATCTCACAATCTTTAGATATTATAGGTACTACGTTATTTGGAGTTGGTATAACTGTTCTCTTAGTCTCGGTTACTTATGGTATAACGCCTTATGGCAATCAGGAATTAGGTTGGGGAAATCCTTTTGTAATTGCAGGAGTAATTTCATCGCTTGTTCTGATAGGAATCTTCCTGTTTATCGAGAGTAAAATTAAGAATCCAATGTTTGATTTATCCCTATTTAAAATAAGGGACTTTTCAATAGGTAATTTTACTAATTTTGTGGTATCTTTAACTAGACAAGGTATACTGTTAGTGCTTCTGGTCCTATTACAAGGCATTTGGCTTCCTCTACACGGTATAGCATATGCCGATACTCCGTTTTGGGCAGGGATATATCTTATTCCAAACGTACTAGGTTTCGCAGTGTTTGGTCCAATAAGTGGAATACTATCGGACAAATATGGTTCTAAACTTTTCACCAGTCTAGGTCTATTTCTTAGTGCTATAGGTTTCTTCTTGTTGTCAGAATTACCATATAATTTTAACCCATTGGAATTCTTTGCAGTAACCTTTATTATGGGTGCAGGTATGGGTCTGTTCTCTTCACCTAACATGGCGGATATTATGGCTTCAGCACCTGTGGAAAAGAGAGGTATAGCTTCTGGTATGAGAGCTTCATTGCAGAATACAGGATCTGCATTAAGTGTGGGTGTATACTTCAGTGTGATTATTACAGGAATGGCAGGAAGTTTAGATAACTCTTTGTCATCTGCTCTTCTTGCCCATGGTATTAATCTGAGTATCAACATACCAGCATCTGTTGCAATATTCTCTGCCCTACTGGGTTACGACCCATTGGCTTCGGTAGCCTCAAACCTATCTCCTTCACTAGCTCATGTAATAGATAGTCCCCAATTCTTTGTCTCTGCAATAGCTCCTTCCTTCATGTCAGCTTTTAGGTTAATGCTATATATTTCTACTGCATTACTAATACTGTCAGGAATATTATCACTTATCAGAAAGGGTGTAAGAGTTGGAACAGTGGGAAGTAATATTAAGAGGACACAAGAAACTGAGGAAGTTACTTCAGAATGA
- a CDS encoding MarR family transcripitonal regulator, whose amino-acid sequence MEQWEVILRGHKKLRKLLQNEAEKLGLTYTDVQVLHSLSTGEKNVSTLAKLVDVNKSTMVEVLDKLEKMGYIKKSKNEEDKRVVIIKVTEEGLNILTQVRTRYKDIILTLLNKVENKDCVLAFFNAIIDEAEKQSLSTLA is encoded by the coding sequence TTGGAACAGTGGGAAGTAATATTAAGAGGACACAAGAAACTGAGGAAGTTACTTCAGAATGAAGCAGAGAAGCTCGGTTTAACTTACACTGACGTTCAAGTATTGCATTCTCTAAGCACTGGTGAGAAGAATGTTTCCACACTAGCTAAACTAGTGGATGTGAATAAGTCTACTATGGTAGAGGTCTTAGACAAATTAGAGAAGATGGGCTACATAAAAAAGAGTAAGAATGAAGAAGATAAGAGAGTGGTTATAATTAAAGTTACAGAGGAGGGGCTGAACATCCTGACTCAGGTGAGGACAAGGTATAAGGATATCATTTTAACATTGCTCAATAAGGTAGAAAATAAGGATTGTGTATTGGCATTCTTTAATGCTATAATTGATGAAGCAGAAAAACAAAGCTTGTCTACTCTTGCTTAA
- a CDS encoding deoxycytidine triphosphate deaminase encodes MLPHQHIKQLLDKVLRNYSIDNIRENGYDLRICGDKYYEVLGDAELPSKKSSLKEYRFDEFAELKPLKTYLFESCEEFEMPCDLAVLITLKSTMARNGFLAPPTVIDAGYKGKIAVALTPVYSTKLKKGMSTHHLIFLRLDEPSSKTYSGKYQGGVIL; translated from the coding sequence ATGCTTCCTCATCAACATATAAAGCAACTACTTGATAAGGTCTTACGAAATTATTCTATTGATAACATTAGGGAAAATGGTTATGATCTTAGAATATGTGGTGATAAATATTATGAAGTTTTAGGAGACGCAGAGCTTCCCAGTAAGAAAAGTAGTTTGAAAGAATATAGATTTGATGAGTTTGCAGAATTGAAACCACTTAAAACTTATTTATTTGAGTCTTGCGAAGAGTTCGAGATGCCATGTGACCTAGCTGTTCTAATAACATTAAAGAGTACTATGGCTAGAAACGGGTTCTTAGCACCTCCTACTGTTATTGATGCCGGATATAAGGGGAAAATAGCAGTGGCGTTGACTCCAGTTTACAGTACAAAACTAAAAAAGGGAATGTCAACCCATCATCTCATCTTTCTCAGATTAGACGAACCATCCTCAAAAACCTATTCAGGAAAATACCAGGGTGGTGTAATACTATAA
- a CDS encoding tRNA methyltransferase: MTLAKVFSQKLNELGIDTIYIGHEKPSLQSLAIKMILKNYGLVEENREGKLIAQDYGIKLISQKGEEVSRYTFRKGGKKIDLHLPEYPKMVVDLGLFDFLDEEEREKTLFQVSLCLSVMRRFLWDGNLTIVGKTDYVLGRAKIVSNLSLSNGDKPIVLDPYGDIVATDQLLRDHNVFIIGGIVDKGRRLDRATERLAMQRGYDFPRVKIQLKGSIIGVPDEINKILEIVLRVKELGQSLEEAIISLQSKSDKISRLLHDIKQYGIEVFEEEVRWLNADIRVIEIVRSRLGRK; this comes from the coding sequence TTGACACTGGCAAAGGTTTTCTCCCAAAAATTAAATGAACTTGGCATAGACACTATCTACATTGGTCATGAGAAACCATCATTACAGTCATTGGCTATAAAGATGATCCTTAAGAATTATGGGCTTGTTGAGGAAAATAGGGAAGGTAAGTTAATAGCTCAGGACTATGGTATTAAGTTGATAAGTCAAAAAGGAGAAGAGGTTTCACGGTATACCTTTCGTAAGGGTGGTAAGAAAATAGATCTCCATTTACCTGAGTATCCGAAGATGGTAGTTGATTTGGGCTTGTTTGATTTTTTGGATGAGGAGGAAAGGGAGAAGACTTTATTTCAAGTAAGTTTGTGTTTGAGCGTAATGAGGAGATTCCTATGGGACGGTAATTTAACTATAGTGGGAAAAACTGATTATGTGTTAGGTAGAGCTAAGATTGTCTCAAATTTGAGTTTAAGTAATGGAGATAAACCAATTGTACTTGATCCTTATGGTGATATTGTAGCTACTGACCAGTTGCTGAGGGATCATAACGTCTTCATAATAGGCGGTATTGTGGATAAGGGTAGAAGGTTGGACAGGGCTACGGAGAGGTTAGCTATGCAGAGGGGTTATGACTTTCCGAGGGTAAAGATTCAACTGAAAGGTAGTATAATAGGAGTCCCTGATGAGATAAACAAGATACTTGAAATAGTATTGAGAGTAAAGGAATTAGGTCAAAGTTTAGAAGAGGCTATAATTTCTCTTCAATCCAAGTCAGATAAAATATCAAGGCTATTGCATGACATTAAACAATATGGAATAGAGGTTTTTGAGGAAGAGGTAAGATGGTTAAATGCTGATATTAGGGTTATTGAAATAGTTAGAAGTAGACTAGGTAGGAAATGA
- a CDS encoding acylaminoacyl peptidase produces the protein MQKPEEAYSIRVIPDVKIVSKGILHTENKIEGDEYRSYIFLNLERITNRGYEASPSIRENILYYVNTKRNSLIMQREFGQPEELFRLGKVSKYTFHEKGILVIGEDKADKKSPFVASKLKYRFDSRGLLRSRLSLYLFSHNELRKVVSGDFDVTDVATNGKRVVISATKEGDDYGLGDLYEVDIETGELKRITKSEGTVVTIAMNEKGDVAYLGHREGKTPWSTSKVILPELGITYECGKTCGNHVLSDLFDGVKDRLVFEKDVIISPGQEGGEAHLYLLSDGKSQRMTDGKIVVRSFDYKEGKLVYTYSTPEKPVVLYYEGQIYDPNPDVKGFSPQRVEVNGIEGWAIITGENNPTILFVHGGPHTAYGYAYFIEFQYFARNGYNVIYSNPRGSQGYGEEFAKACVGDWGGKDMNDLLLFVEEVKRKYTLKGKIGVTGGSYGGFMTNWLVTQTNVFSAAISERGISNLISMSGTSDIGFWFNAIESGVTDPWTEESQMKLMRMSPIFYVKNVKTPTMLIHGEEDYRCPIEQSEQFFVALKMNDVDTILVRYQQDSHEHARRGKPKNMRDRLTRKLEWFDKYLKT, from the coding sequence ATGCAAAAACCTGAAGAAGCGTATTCCATAAGAGTAATACCAGATGTAAAGATAGTAAGTAAAGGTATTCTACACACGGAAAATAAAATAGAGGGGGATGAATATAGGAGCTACATTTTCTTAAACCTAGAAAGGATAACCAATAGAGGATATGAGGCATCACCCTCCATTAGGGAAAACATATTATACTACGTTAATACTAAGAGGAACTCTCTAATCATGCAGAGGGAGTTTGGTCAACCTGAGGAACTCTTTAGATTAGGTAAGGTTTCCAAGTACACTTTCCATGAGAAGGGAATTCTAGTTATAGGTGAAGACAAAGCAGACAAAAAATCACCGTTTGTAGCATCAAAGCTCAAGTACAGATTTGATAGTAGGGGTCTGCTAAGAAGTAGACTCTCACTGTATCTGTTCTCTCATAACGAATTAAGAAAAGTAGTGTCAGGTGATTTTGACGTAACTGATGTCGCTACAAACGGAAAGAGGGTCGTTATCTCAGCAACTAAAGAGGGAGACGATTACGGTCTAGGAGACCTATATGAGGTAGATATTGAAACTGGTGAGCTAAAAAGGATCACGAAAAGTGAGGGGACTGTAGTTACAATTGCCATGAACGAGAAGGGCGATGTTGCATATCTTGGTCATAGAGAGGGTAAGACACCATGGTCCACCTCAAAAGTCATTCTACCTGAGCTTGGAATTACATATGAATGTGGTAAAACTTGTGGTAATCACGTGTTGTCTGATCTATTTGATGGCGTAAAGGATAGACTAGTTTTCGAAAAGGATGTTATTATATCTCCAGGTCAGGAGGGCGGGGAGGCTCACCTCTATCTGTTATCTGATGGTAAGAGTCAGAGGATGACAGATGGTAAAATAGTAGTGAGGTCCTTTGACTATAAGGAAGGCAAACTAGTCTACACTTACTCTACACCCGAGAAACCGGTTGTGTTATACTATGAGGGGCAAATTTATGACCCTAACCCTGATGTCAAGGGATTTTCTCCCCAGAGAGTTGAAGTAAATGGGATTGAGGGATGGGCAATAATCACTGGAGAAAATAATCCCACAATCCTGTTCGTCCATGGTGGTCCTCATACAGCCTATGGATATGCATATTTCATAGAGTTTCAGTACTTTGCTAGGAATGGGTATAATGTAATTTACTCTAATCCTAGGGGAAGTCAAGGTTATGGAGAGGAATTTGCAAAAGCCTGTGTAGGCGACTGGGGTGGGAAAGACATGAACGATTTACTACTTTTTGTTGAGGAAGTTAAAAGGAAGTATACTCTCAAGGGCAAGATAGGGGTCACCGGAGGGTCTTATGGAGGTTTTATGACAAATTGGCTTGTAACACAAACCAACGTCTTCTCAGCTGCAATTAGTGAAAGAGGAATATCAAACCTAATAAGTATGAGTGGTACTAGTGACATAGGTTTTTGGTTCAATGCTATTGAATCTGGTGTGACTGACCCATGGACTGAGGAATCCCAAATGAAGTTAATGAGAATGTCACCGATATTTTACGTGAAGAATGTTAAGACCCCAACAATGCTAATACATGGTGAAGAAGATTACAGATGCCCTATAGAGCAATCTGAGCAATTCTTTGTTGCGCTTAAGATGAATGATGTTGATACAATACTAGTGAGGTACCAACAGGACAGCCATGAACACGCTAGGAGAGGAAAGCCTAAAAACATGAGGGATAGGTTAACAAGAAAGCTGGAATGGTTCGATAAATATCTGAAGACATAA
- a CDS encoding membrane protein has translation MKESKVAGYLALIGTAQFLILMIVAEALYPGYSVKNNYISDLGVGSTAIIFNVSVALLGVLVIVASILMRKVFSYASYLVLLNGIGALIVGLFPETTGLPHLIGALLAFFFGGLAAIFTSIRRNYFWTVLGVITLISLFLYMGKMYGPLGNGGLERLIVYPELVWGISLGTYLIELKE, from the coding sequence ATGAAAGAAAGTAAAGTTGCAGGATACTTAGCCTTAATCGGAACAGCCCAGTTTTTAATCCTGATGATAGTAGCGGAAGCCTTATACCCTGGGTACTCAGTGAAAAACAACTACATAAGTGATCTAGGTGTTGGGAGTACTGCCATAATATTTAACGTATCGGTAGCCCTTCTTGGAGTATTAGTAATTGTGGCGTCGATCTTAATGAGGAAAGTGTTCTCCTACGCGTCATACCTAGTCCTCTTGAACGGGATAGGAGCCCTAATAGTCGGTCTCTTTCCCGAGACCACCGGACTCCCACACCTTATTGGCGCACTATTAGCTTTCTTTTTCGGCGGTCTAGCTGCAATATTTACGTCAATTAGAAGAAATTACTTTTGGACTGTATTAGGAGTAATAACACTGATTTCACTGTTCCTGTATATGGGAAAAATGTATGGACCTCTAGGTAATGGCGGTTTAGAGAGGCTAATAGTATACCCTGAGTTGGTTTGGGGTATAAGCCTAGGGACATACCTAATAGAACTCAAAGAGTGA